The following DNA comes from Paraburkholderia phytofirmans PsJN.
ATCTGCTCAGCGCTGCCATGATTCTCTGGTCTCTAACCCAAGGAGATCATCGTGTCGCAATCAGATTACAGTTTCTGGCTTGATCGGCTGAAGCAGTATCTCCAGGATGAGCGGTACGGAAAATCGGTCGTGAGAAAGTACCCGCATGCTGTGCGCCGCTTTCTTCGCGACGTGGCTCAGCATGGACAGGCTCTCGAAGCCATATCTCCAACTGACGTTGGACAGTATCTTGACCGCCTTCGTACACGCGACCAGCATGCGCTCTCAACGTTTTCGCGAAACGAAAACCGGATGGCGATCCACATGTTGTTACGCCTGGTTCACAATGGAGATTGGCCGACGCAGACGATGCGCGATAGCGCTGAGGATGTCGCCATACACCAAGTGGTGGCCGAATACGACGCGTGGATGACGGAGGTTCGCGGGCTGTCCGCAGGCACGCGCCAGCACAATAGATTCGAAGCACGTTCGCTCTTACGATGGCTGGACGATCATGGCAAGAACCTCACCACTGTAAACGTTGCTGATCTCGATGCATACATCGCATCGAGAGTCGCCTCCATGCGGCGCCGGACCAAGGGGACGATGGTAGGCACGCTGCGCGGCGTATTGCGATATCTGCATAGTAGTGGCCGGATGTCCATCGATCTCTCGGTGGCGATCGAAGCGACGTCTGCATATGCGATGGAGGACATTCCATCAACGATCCGCCCGGAAGATATCGACTGGGTCCTCGACATTGTTCGACGTGATTGCTCACCGCTGGGTCGTCGCGACTATGCCCTGCTGACGCTGCTAACGACCTACGGCCTGCGCGCAGGGGAAGTCCTGGGTATGTGTCTGTCGGACGTCGATTGGCATCGTGAGAGGCTTCGTATCCAGCACACGAAAACTGGGAGCTGTTCAGAATTGCCCCTGATGCGCCTTCCGGCTGATGCGCTATTGGACTACCTTTGCCATGGGCGCCCCGTAACAACGCAGCGCCTCATCTTTTTGAGGGGACGCGCACCATACCAGCCGCTATCGGGGAGTGCTGCCCTTCATAGCATGATAAGTCGTCGGTTCAGGGCCGCCGGAGTTTCGCTACCGGGCAAACGCGGACCACATGTGCTGAGACACAGCCGTGCCGCGTCACTTCTCAGCGGTGGTGTATCAATTAAGGTGATCGGCGATGTCCTCGGACATCGCAGCGAACGGTCGACGGCCGTCTACCTCAAACTGGCGACCGATGATTTGATGGCGATCTCGTTGGATCTTCCACAGGGAGCGGCGTCATGAATACCAGAGAGAACGTCAGCCGGTTCCTTGACACGCAGTCGATCGGACCCGAATCATGCAGACATTACCGTAGCATCTTGCTGGAGTTCGAAGAATCACTGTATGGAAGGATGTCCGTCACCGATCAGGCTGGGACAGTACCGTTACGCGAGTGGTTGAAGCAGGAAACCCAGCGGCTGTCATTGAGAAATGTGATCTGCCGAATTCGCGTGATTGCCCGTTACCTCAAGTGGCGCACGGCGGAAGGGGGATGTTCCCATCCCTTGCTGGAACTGCGCGCACAGTATGGTGGGCACTTGGGGCCGATCGTCTGTGCCTTACTGGAAAGCGACTACGAAAGTGCTTTGCAGCGACTGAAACCATTGTCCGAATGGGGCAGCGTGCTTGGTCCGATGATGTGCGAGCACGTTGCACGGATGCAGTCACTGGGCTACCGATACGAGGCCCGTATGGGCGATCTACGATACTTCGACCGGTTTCTGCAACAGCATCCTGATCTGGCAACTGCCAAACTTCCCCAGCTACTTGATGCCTGGAGTAAAGAAAGCAACCGCATACGCCATCAGTTCCGAGTACAGCAGTGCGGGCTCATACTATCAAGGGCACTACGTCGGAAGGACCCGGCAGTCTCGATCATGCCAGTCGCGGCGGGACTATATAGCCGAACAGTCGAGCAAGAACGGCGTCCCTATGTGTTCACCGAAGCTGAGATCCGAGCGTTGCTCGATGCCGCCCGAGCGTTCCCGTCCCCGAGATCTCCTCTGCGACCAATTGCTTTGCATGCGATGATCACTTTGGCGTATTGCGCGGGCTTGCGTGTGGGTGAGATCGCCGCCCTGAGGTTGCGGGACCTGGATCTGAAGTCCGGACTACTCGAAGTTCGAGAGACGAAATTCTTCAAATCGCGCCGTTTGCCACTGGCACCCAGTGCGCTTAACGTATTGCGCGCCTATGTAGCTGACCGCGCCGCTTCGGGCGCACCGGTCGAGGAGGACGCCCCGATGTGGTGGGCGTCGCTATTACGATGCGGATACAGTCGAAAGACCATAAAGGAGCTTCTGCGCTGCGTGATGCGTCGTGCCGGGTTAAAGACTGAACATGGACGCCAGGGGCCGAGGCTTCACGATATCAGACATACATTCGTCGCGCATCGGATGACGCAATGGTATCGGGATGGCGTGAATCCACAAGCCCATCTGCCGTATCTCGCTACCTACCTTGGCCACAAGGACATCGGCTCGACACTCGCTTACTTACATAGCACCCCGGAGTTGCTTCGGCAGGCGAGCGAACGGTATCGGCAACACAGCGTCGACGTGCTGCGTGCGCAGGGGGATGCATCATGAACAGGGAGTCTCTCGCGTACTGGCTGCATGCCTTCTTCCATGAGTGGCTTGCGGAGCAACGCAACTGTTCGCGGCACACGGTCTTGTCTTATCGCGATGCCTGGAAACTCTATTTGCAATTCGTGGCCAGACGACACCACCGTCCAGTGAGCGCGCTCAAGCTGGATGAACTGACGGCCGACGAAGTTCTAGCGTTCTTGAAACACAGCGAGTCGGAGCGGCGTACCTCGATCGGCACGCGCAATTGCCGGCTAGCGGCGATTCGGTCATTCTTCCGATTCGTTGCGGATCGTGAGCCGTTGTCGGCCATGCAATGCGCCGCGGTATTGTCCATCCCAACCAAGAAGGGTCCCAAACCTGAACCCGATTACCTCGACGGCGATGAAGTAGCTGCGATTCTGCGCCGGCCGGACCGCTCGACGCCCGAAGGGCAACGCGATCATGCTCTCCTGGCCTTGTTATACAACACTGGAGCACGTATCCAGGAGGCGCTGGATGTCTGTCCCAGCAACATCCGGTTGACGGCGCCGGCTCAGGTCAAGCTATACGGCAAAGGGCGCAAGGCGCGAATATGTCCGCTCTGGCCGGAAACAGCGGCATTGCTCAAAGCCCTTCTCGAACGGCAGCCTAGACCCTATAACGAACCGCTGTTTGTCAATCGATATGGCGGACCACTCAGCGCGGCTGGTGCGCGATTTAAGCTCGCACAGTACGTGCGAGCCGCCGCGTACGATTCGCCGTCGCTGCGAAAGAAACGCGTACATCCGCATACGTTCCGCCATACCGCTGGTGTCCAAATGATAGCCGCCGGAGTCGACGTTACGGTGATCAGGAACTGGTTTGGGCACGTCAGTCTCGACACGACGAACCACTATGCTCGAGCCAACATCGAGACCAAGCGGCTCGCCCTTGAGCAGGTAGATCGCTCGACTCGACCTGGTAGCCCACCGCGATGGCGGCGTAACCCAAACTTGCTTGCCTGGCTCGACGCCCTGTGATCTTGCCGTAATGCGAAGCAATGTGCCCTTTGATACCCACCAAACATACTTCCTGAGGCCAGGTTCGCATTACGGCATGCTTCTCATAATTCGCGGCGAGTCCCTCAATGCCTGAGAGCGGTCGGGTGCGGGCGTTCAGCGGCGAAGGGTGCAGGCTCGAATACGGCACGGCGATGACGGGTTGTTCATTGCCGAAACTGGTTTCAAGCGGCGTGGCCGGTTCGGCGGGGTCAACGACAGGGGTTTCGACTTGGGCTTGCATGACTGACTCCAGAAAGTTGGAAAGATGATTCCGGGTCGGTGTTGCAGAAGTGATCAGGACTTGACCCGGAAAGGAGTCCTGATCAATGAATGGTGGGTGGCGCGGTACGCCGCCCGGTGGTCGCTACGACTTCATCTGCCGCATGGCGTCAGCGAGCATCCACAGCGCGCGATTGAGCTTCACGTTCTGGTCGATGCCGGTGATGGGGCGCGTGGACATGGAGCGTCCGCTGCGCGAGCGTCCATGCAGGCCGCCCTTGGTGAGGTTTTCCTGCGTTCTCTGGAATACGGTCCAGAGGTCGTCCCGGCGGTCCTCGAAGCGACGCGGGGCGAGCAACTGGCTTTCGGTGACGGGGGCGGGTGCTTCGGTGTCGGACGGGTCGTAGCGCAGCGCGAGGGCGGAGCGCGCGAACGCGTACTGTTCGTCGCGGTCGAGCGTGACGGCTTTCATGCCGTCCTTCTGTTCGCGGATCAGGTCGAAGCCGTCGAGCACATCGAACGCGCCGTTGATGACGTTCTGCACGATGTTGCCCCTGTGCGGGACGCGGACCTCGCCGATGGTTTCGCCCGCAACCATCCCGTTCTGGCAGACGAAGCGATAGACGCCACCGAGTAACTGGAATCCGCTGGACCCATCGTTACGCGCAAGAGAAAAACAATGGACATCCGCTGTGGCCTTGAAAATACCGGAGTCAACTGTCGGCCAGGTGTCCATCTGATTGGATGGTAAAAGTGGACAGAATGGCCGTCGGAGTGTCCATCTCAATCTAGCTCGAATGCAAGGGCAGGACGCTACCGCCACGCAGCGCGGCCAGTTCTTTGCGCAGGCTGAATACCTGTCGCAGTAGTGCGAGCTCCCGGGCCAGCGACTCGTCAAGCTGTGCCTGCAAATCCTTTGCGTCGCCTTTCGCGCGGTTCAGACGATCGTTCAGTTCAAGCTTAGGTCGCTCGGCTACGGCGTTGGCCGCGTCGATCGCTTCGATCAGTTCAGCGAACTGCGGGCGTGACTTCTTGATGCAGCCCTTCTTGCGGCCAGCCTCGATCGCCACAGTGTCGTTGTTGATACGCGCACCCTTGCGCTTCTTCAGCCGCTCAAGGGCGGCGTAGTAGTCGGCCATCGTTTCGCTCATGTTACCTCCGGTTTGATCAGTCTCTCCTGCGCATCAAGCAGTCGTTGCAGCGTCCGGACCTCGATACGATATTCGACGCTCGCATCGTCGACAGCGCGCAGCTTCCCGACCGTAACCTGCTGCGCCTTGATCACGCGCTGAAGCTTCGACGGCACGACCACGAGGTTACGGCAGTTCGACTCAAGACAATCCAGACGCATCCAGTCGAGCGGTGTCGACTTGCACGGTTCGATGCTGGCACAGCCGCCCAGCACCGTCTCGCGGTACGCCAGCTCGCCCTTCCTGAACATCCTCACCGTCTGGTCGCGCGAATAAACCGACACGGGCGAGGCCTGCACGGCACGGCTCTGCGTCCACGCTGCGTGCCCGCCGAACAGCCGCTCGTCGGAGAACAGCACCTGCTGGGCGTATGCAAGGTATTCGGACAGGCTCTGTGTCTCAACCCATTCCTTCGCGAAGTGGGTCCTGTCGATGTCGATGAAGCCCTTCGCGAACGCCGAGCCGCGGGCGTAGTACATGCTCATTTCCTGCGTGATGTGCTGCAACTGACGCTTGAGCGTCGGCAGTGTCACGAGTCCGCTCCGATGCGCGTAGAGGGCCAGGGTCCGGCGAAGCTGGTGGCGCGTGAACGGCCACTGCTGCCCGGGCGCGTACTTCGGTTCGTCTTCCCACGCGCGGTGCATGTCGACACGCTTCAGTTCGGCAATGTCCTCGACCGTGATCGTCGGGAAGACGCGCTCACGAAACGCTTCGACATCGAGATGCAGGGTACTCGCCCCACGGTTTGCCACGTACCCATAACGCAGACCCATCCGGCAGAACAGCAGGTGTGACCCGTCCGTTGATTCGGCGTAGCTCGGTGCGCCGTGCGCACGGTGAGCCTCGCCCGACAGCCGCTGCGCAAGCCGGACGGCACGAGCGGCGAGCGGGCTGGTCACCCAGCGCGCGCGCCTGGGACGACCACCCGACAGCTTGGTTGTGACGCCCTCGATGGTGTAGTGCGTCACGCCATCCAGACGGGTCTCGCTCAGGCAGTCGTACGGCAGGTTCTCCGCTTCCCTCGCGCGCATGCCGGTGAATGCCAGGATGACAAGCTGGCATAGCGCGCGGATCGACGCCACAAGCGACGACACGACGTAAGGGGAGTCTTTGCACCCGAAGTGCACAGCATTCGTTGCGACCGCTGCAGAGACGTCTGGATTCTCGCCGGCGTACACGCGTGCGAGGTAATCCGACAGGATGTCAGCGACGTCCTCAGCGACGCCGAGGTCATGCTCACAGGTCGACAGGAAGTGCTGATAGATCCGCGTCGGGATGACAGGGTATTGTGCGTATTCAGCGCGTTGCGCGAAGCGATCGAGCAGAGGCTTATGTAGTTGGGCCAGCGGCACACACAGTCCGGTGGTCCCGACGCCCAGACGGTGAAGCTGCACCAGAATTGAATGAAGGCGTTGGGCCTTCCTTTCCATCCCCGCTTGTGCCACATAGTCCAGAACAATGGGGACATTGGACAGCCCCTCGTAGAGCGTAAGCTGCCGTTCGGCGGCAAAGAATGCGAATTCCCTCAGATAAACCGAACGAGCCTGAAGCGTACTGGACGCCGGTACCATATCGGTTGCTTCATGCATCAGAAAGTACATGATCTGCTTCCACTGACGCGTGGTCGCCTCTGAAAGAGCACGGGTCACGCCGTCAGGCAGGTGGCCCCTAAAATGGAGGCCGGTGCTGCGCGGCCCAATCGCGTATGCGCCGATGTCCCAGGCGTCGTCACCAAACAGCGAAACGGCATTCCCAGCCTTGTCGCGCGTGACGACCGTATCATCCTCGATCCGATACCAGTCGGGGCGCTCTGCGATCGGCGTGATCAGCGTGTTGTTCATGCCACTCCCAGTTCGTAAAGCTGGTCGAGCTTGGCCGACCAGAACGCGTCCAGATTCCCTTCGATATCAACGTCGTGCTCGATCTGATCGACCAGCGCGGCGTCGCGCTTGCGCAGCTCATCCAGCAGGAAGTCAACGCGCCGCAGCACGGCGCCGAACGATGTGTCGTACTGCTCGATCGAGTCAGCACGCCCGCTCACGAGCCTGACGCAGTGACGGCAGCCCAGCAGCTTGCGGATGTCGGCGGCGTCGGCGTGCACGCGGTACTGGTCGCAGAAGAGACATCCTTCGGTCGAGCGGCAGTCAGGCTGTACGGTGACTGAAGCTGCGATCGGCGCAGGTTTGTGGAACTCGATGCAGACGCCCACCGCGCTCCTGATGCTGCCCGCCGGGTCGTTGCCGGGCTTCAGCACGGTCTTCTCGACCGAAGCGAGGAACGCGCCCATCTCGGCCTTGTGCGCGGCGTCTGTGCCGTTCGAGTATGAGCGCAGCGCCGTGGCCAAGGAGTGGCCCATCAGTCTGGCTGCGACGACAGGGTCGTGGTTGCTCACCGCCCAATCCTGCTTCGCCGCACGCCACTGACGTGCGGTAATGCGCGGTAGCACGATCCCGAGCGTATCGAGTCGACTGTAAAGCTGAGCCAGAAATTGAGTTGGGAGACCCATTGGCCGTCGTCGCTTTGCGTAATGCCCGGCTAGAATGAACAACGCGTCGCAGTCCGCGTTCTGCACCAGATACTCTCGCAACGCCAGATACGTCTTGAGCTTCGGCATGAAGCCCAGCGAGACGGTGAACGTCACCCCCTTCCCGCCTGCACGGTACTTGATCTCGCGAAACGTCTGACGTACAACTGACGTATCCTGCAGGCTCGCGACAAGCTCCGGGCTCCACTTCATGGCCAGCAGTTGCGCGAGGTTGACGCCCGTTTCGGCCAGGAACAGCGCGGCGAAGCAAAGGGTCGCCATTGAAGCGTGCGAGCGACGGATCGCTGATTGCGCATCCTCGTTCGCAGCCCTAAGATGTTTAGCCGCAAACGAGGCGATCATCCACGCACGCGCACGAGGATCTTTAGCGCCTGCCGCAGCCATGTGCGTCGCGATTTCTTCCCGCGTGCGCAGCTCCCCGGTCTCCAGGTTCCAGCCAAGCAGGTGGCCGTGCAAGTTGTCGTCTTCACGACGGTGGTGTCTGTGCGGAACTAGGCAAAGACTCTCGCCACGCGCCGTGCTTACGCGCACCGGGTACGACTTGAAGTCGAGCACCAGGGTGCTGATGCCGGTGAAGAGCGCGTCAGCCCACGCGAGCAGGGCGGCTTGTGCCTCGGTGTCAGGCACAGCAGTCGGCACAGAGGCATCCAGTTGGCGGCGCAGCACCCTCGCGTCGGTGCAGAAGTCGTCGTTTCCGAAAAACTCACGGAGCATCGACAACAGATTACGCTGATCGTGGCCGACGGAATTGCGGTTCAGATTGCCCAGCGAAACCTGTTCGCGTTTCTCGCGGAAGTAGCGATGAACTGCCTCCGCCGTAGCCTTCTCGTCACAAAGCACCTGATGCAAGCCCTGTCTGTCGGCCCAATTGACGAAATCAAGCACGACGCGCAGCGCTATCGAGATCGTTGCCGGACGCATCGCGCCAAGGGCCATACGCCCGGAAAGCTGCGTCACCAGCAGGCGTACGACCCTGACGCGTTCGATGCTGAAGCTCAGGATATCGAAAGTTCGTCGCGCGCGGTGCGAGCTTGACGTGTCACGCCTCAGGTAGCAGATCTGCCCGATATCGGAACGGCTGCTCATGCCTTCCCACTTGAGCAGCGCTCGCTCGGGGTGCAGCAGCATTGTGCCCTCCGCGAGCGGCATGTGCACTTCGTCGTAAAGGCGGTTCATACTGTCACCGCAGTGTCGAGGGTGCGTGTGACCAGCGTCGACAGGTGCGCACCCCAGCCATCCTGAACAGCATCGAACAGCTTACGATTCTCGCGGTAAGCGAGGTAGCGCTCGGTCGTAGATGGTTGTACGTGCCACATCAACTGTCGCAACTGATCGAGCGCCCGCGTGTAGCTCGTCTTGCTCGCTGTCATCGCGTCGACCGTATTGAGCCCAAAGGTCGCTCGCAGGTCGTGGTAGCTGAACTCATACCTGGGGTTGCCGAGCTGCACGCGCATCATGGGCAACAGTTCGTCCCTGATGAACTGGCGAACGGCCTGCCCGGTCTTGACATGGCGGCGCACCTGCGGGCCGGTGCTGAGCGGGCCACGCGACCCGCGGTCCTCGTAGAGCGGCGCACCGCGATGGCTTAGAAAGAGCGGCTGGTCGAAGTGATCGCCGCCGTCTGCCAGTTGGCGACGCTTGCGAGCTCGATCGCTGTGCACATAGATGTAGAGCCGCTCGTAGAAACCGCGCGGCAGGTGCAACACGCCCTTGACATCGCCCTTCGTGTCGATACCTGTACCTGGCCCGCAGGCGAGACGTATGTCGCCGCCGTGAAACTCGCCCGGCTTGCGCATTACGTGTTTCGCACGCACGGTCAGTACCGTCTGGATGCGAGCGCCAGTCAACAGCGCGAACAGATGAACGAGCGTCATCTCGGAATTGCCGAGAGTGGCTAACGATTCGAGCAGCACCGACTGCTCGGATGAGGGGAGCGGGCGCAGGCGACCGCCGTCCTGGATGTGATCGTCCCACGGGTCATCTGCGCGCCGGCCACTGATCGACAGGTCGGTGGTCTTGACCTCGATCGTGCTGCTGAAGCCCTTCTGGTCCCTGAACTCGATGAAACGGCCAGATTCGACCCACGGCGCGTTCGCAGGCTTGAAGCCCGCTTCTGCCATGAGCCAGCGATAGAAGCGCACCACGGCGCCCATACGGCGCCTGGCAACACCCGGAGAAAGTTCGCCAGCCTGCACGGCCAGCCTGATCGAGGCGCTGTAGCGGTAGGTTGGGCGTTGCCGCTTGTTCGCGGGGAACGTCAGCCAGTCGACGCCTTCGTCATCCAGGTAACGACGGAATGCCACCAGGTCGTCAGCGATGCTGGCGAACGTCAGCATGTTGGGCGAGGACTTCGACTCCATCATATCGATGAGCCAGAGGTTCGCCTCAGCCCACGGCGCACCGTCCGCGAGCCGGACAACGGGAAAGAGAGGGAAGCTACCTGCGATCCACCGCGGACGGGCGTCGCGCCGCTTGCCGGTGTCGGGGTCTGCGAGCGGGACCGTGTGATAGATGGTGCCGCCCTTGGGCATGGTGATGCTGATCGCCGCCGCACCTGGAGTGTCGCGGTTAGCGACCTCGGTCAGTGCCAGTTGCCGGATGGTGGTTCGTCTTGCCGTCATCGCCGAGATCCTCGTGCCGTGTTCGTGTTGATGGCCGTTTTAAAGCAACCTGAGAGTATCGGGAAATCGCTCTTGGCTTGCGCATACATCGTGCGAATTGAGGAGGATGACTTCGTTGACATCCTCGCCGGTAATTTCGCTCGCAGGACGCATGCGGATCAGATGCTTGGTGAATTCGCGCTTGTCCTGGGCGCGCACGCGGGTCTGGCACACCATGAACGGCTGGAAGCCTTCGTTGCGCAGACCGCGCAGCACGTCGATGGTGGGAATGTAGGTGTAGCGGTCGGAGCGGCTTTCGTGCTTGCCATCCGCGAAAATCGAGGGAGCAACACGGCGGATCTGGTCGTCCGACAGCGGCGAGTCGGAACGGAGCATCGGGGAACCGTAACGGAAGGAAGAAGCGAGTTGCATGACACTCTCCACAGCAAAAAGGTTGAGGGGTGTTGCGCTGACCGGGCCCCAAGATTCCGCCCGCCTCGTAGGGGTTGGGCTCGTCCCGGTGGAACCCGGGGTTTGGCAGTGGTGCCGCCAGTCCCCTGAGTTCGCGCCCGTGCGACTCAAGGAGCCGATGGCCGCCCGGTGTCAAGGAAAAAGGCGAGGGAGGGGTGCGGGCAACACGGTCCCTCGCCCCTTGACGCCGGGCGGCCATCGGCTACGGTCGCGGGTGTCGGGCGGGAACTCAGGGGGCAGGCGGCTGCGAAGCTCCGGGTTTGACCGGGATGAGCCGCCTCGCGGCGAGCGGGATCGTGGTGGCCGCCTGTGCGGCCACCACCTGATCAGGCTTTTCAGGGGTTGAGGTGTTGCGTCAGGGATTGAAGCCCGGCAGGGCCGGGACGCCGCAGGCGGCCCGGTGCGAATGCACGAAAGCCCGGCCCGAAACGTGAGTGAAGGGAGACGTCCGGCTGGCCGTCATGTGCAATACGATCGCCCGTCAGTCGGGTCGTTGTGGGCGATACGGTCCGCCACGCGCAACCAGAAGCCGGTGCCGCGTATGTCGCCAGACGCAAGGCCCGAAATGCCGGGCACGTCACATCGTTCAGGAGAACGAGTCTGGTCGGCCCCCGTGTGCAGCACGACATCCGCACGGCTGCGATCCAGGCGCTTGCTACAATGGCGGCCCCGGTCAAGCAACGACATAGTCATGCCTGTGCAGCCTGAGACTGAATCAACGGACGATGTCGATGTGGCGGACAAACCCCGTCGCCTGACACTTGCGGGCGCGCTCGCGCAACGGGAGCGAACGAGTGCGTTCACCGGCTCACGCATCCAGGTGGACGGCCTGGCGCTTGAGGTCGTGGAGATCGGGCCTTATACGGAAGAGGATGGCCGCATGGTGACGTTCCGCGCCCGTGCGGTTGGAAACGTCCGGCTGCAGGCGGGGGAGATCCTCACGACACCCTGGGGTGTCTGCCGGATCGTGAACTGATCTTGTACAGCGACGGGTGCCAGGCCGGTCGCAGGATTGCGGTACGGCATACGGGATATGAAGGTCAGATGCTGCCTTCGTGTTCGATGTCGAGAACTGCGCTTCGCCCGGGGGACGCACGACATGTTCGCATCCCACCCCGGCACGGAAAACGTCACTGGCGTGCAGTCTGCACCCTATGCGCCTGTTCCGCCTCGCGTTGATGCATGTCGACCGTCCCGTCGAGAACGGCGAATCCCTCCTCCCTATCGTTCACGTGCCACTTATATGGATGATCAGTCCCGTGCAGACGCACGCTGATGTCCAGCATCGTCGCGATGTCCAGTGCGCCCCATGCACGGCTAGCCCGGACGCCAGCGACTGTGCTTGAAGCGGCCGCGCGACACGACGGGTGGTGAGATAGCACAAAGGAGCTTCGGGGACGGTTCAGCGCCGCCGCGTGGCTGCCGTGCCTGTGAGCTGCGAGGGTGGAAAGCCAAGGGCATGCCGGAACATGGTGGAGAAGGCCGGCGCATTCGCATAGCCGAGTTCGGCGGCGACCACATGCAGCGGAACGCCCCGGCCGATGAGGTCGATGGCACGTGAGAGTCTCAACTGACGACGCCAGATTGCGAAGCTCGTATTCAGTTCGCTCTGGAAAAGCCGGGCCAACGTCCTGTCGCTTGCGCCGACCACGCGGGCCCACTCCTGGAGCGTGCGCTGCGAGCCCGGCTCTTCCATCATCGCCGCGCACAGCGTGCGCAGCCGCCGTTCCGTGGGCAACGGCAGGCCCAGGGGCAGCGTCGGTGCACCGCGAATTTCCTCGAGCAGCAACTGCATGGCGAGTTGCCGGTGGCGGGGCGAAGCCTGCGTGCTGGCGGCAAGTGACCCGGTCAGCACGCGCATCAGGTCTGAGACCTCGATGACCGAGCACGCATCAGAGGGTAGCGGGGACGCCCCCGGTTCGATGTAGAGGGCATGAAACTCGACGTGTCCGAGCATCACCACCTGATGATCAATGCCGGGCGGAATCCACACCGCACGCCAGAGCGGCACGATCCACATCATGCCGGGTGCGCTCACCCGGATGCTCCCCACGCGAGGGCAGGCGATCTGTCCCCATGTATGCCGGTGCCATTCGATGATGCCGTCCGACGGTGGCAGGCGCAGGTGCGCCATGACCGGCTCCCTGCGTGTCGGCACCAGTTTGGGCTGCGGGTCCCAGGCATCACGGCTTGGCATATTTTCGTAAGAAGATGTCTGTCAGTCGAATCATCGCCATTGTACGACTGCCTATGATGAAAGCAGTTCAGGAGCGAGACTTCAGACGGCGAGGGAGGAACGGGAATGGGTGATCTGAAGGCTGTCAGGGTCGACGCGGAAGGACCTTCGCACAGTCCGGCGCGCCGGTCACTGCATGCGCGTTACGGTGAGCTGATCGGCTCCGGCCTGCTGATCCTGTGGGTGGTCGCGGCACTTGTCCTGACGCGGTATGTGCCGCTCATCCGCGGTTATCCGGTGGCCATGTCCCAGGCGGCGATCCTTGTGTTCTTCACGGTCTGTTCATGGGCGCTGGGCCTGCTGAAGGAGCCTGTGACGACACTGCTGTTTTTTCTCCTGGCGATGCTGTTCAGTGTTGCGCCCGCACAGACCGTCTTCGCGGGGTTTTCGTCCCCCGCCTGGTGGCTGGTGTTCGGCGGCGCGATCACGGGCGTGGCGGTACGCGTGACGGGGCTCGCGGGCCGTTTCAGCAATTTCCTGCTGGCCGCGCGTATCGAGACGTACGGTCACTATGTTGCGGCGCTCGCGCTCGGCGCCGTCGCACTGGCATTCGTAATGCCATCGACGACGGGGCGGGTCCTGCTGCTCACCCCGCTCGCGCTGACCCTGGCCGACCGTCTGGGTTTTGAGGCCGGACGTCGCGGGCGCACGGGCCTGGTGATGGCGGTCGCGGCCGGAAGCTATATGCCACCGACGACGATCCTGCCAGCGAACATCCCGAACTCGGTGCTGCTCGGCGCGGCGCAGTCACTCTATGGCGTCCACCTGCATTATGGTCCGTACTTCCTGCTGCATTTTCCCGTGCTCGGCGCGCTGAAGACCGTCATCCTCGTCTGGCTGATCTGCCGGCTGTTTCCCGACCGTATCGAGCGCAGCTGCCGGCCGCAGCAGAACGGCGAGCGTCTGTCCCGACGCGAGTGGGCGCTCGCGGTCAT
Coding sequences within:
- a CDS encoding tyrosine-type recombinase/integrase — protein: MSQSDYSFWLDRLKQYLQDERYGKSVVRKYPHAVRRFLRDVAQHGQALEAISPTDVGQYLDRLRTRDQHALSTFSRNENRMAIHMLLRLVHNGDWPTQTMRDSAEDVAIHQVVAEYDAWMTEVRGLSAGTRQHNRFEARSLLRWLDDHGKNLTTVNVADLDAYIASRVASMRRRTKGTMVGTLRGVLRYLHSSGRMSIDLSVAIEATSAYAMEDIPSTIRPEDIDWVLDIVRRDCSPLGRRDYALLTLLTTYGLRAGEVLGMCLSDVDWHRERLRIQHTKTGSCSELPLMRLPADALLDYLCHGRPVTTQRLIFLRGRAPYQPLSGSAALHSMISRRFRAAGVSLPGKRGPHVLRHSRAASLLSGGVSIKVIGDVLGHRSERSTAVYLKLATDDLMAISLDLPQGAAS
- a CDS encoding tyrosine-type recombinase/integrase, which encodes MNTRENVSRFLDTQSIGPESCRHYRSILLEFEESLYGRMSVTDQAGTVPLREWLKQETQRLSLRNVICRIRVIARYLKWRTAEGGCSHPLLELRAQYGGHLGPIVCALLESDYESALQRLKPLSEWGSVLGPMMCEHVARMQSLGYRYEARMGDLRYFDRFLQQHPDLATAKLPQLLDAWSKESNRIRHQFRVQQCGLILSRALRRKDPAVSIMPVAAGLYSRTVEQERRPYVFTEAEIRALLDAARAFPSPRSPLRPIALHAMITLAYCAGLRVGEIAALRLRDLDLKSGLLEVRETKFFKSRRLPLAPSALNVLRAYVADRAASGAPVEEDAPMWWASLLRCGYSRKTIKELLRCVMRRAGLKTEHGRQGPRLHDIRHTFVAHRMTQWYRDGVNPQAHLPYLATYLGHKDIGSTLAYLHSTPELLRQASERYRQHSVDVLRAQGDAS
- a CDS encoding tyrosine-type recombinase/integrase — its product is MNRESLAYWLHAFFHEWLAEQRNCSRHTVLSYRDAWKLYLQFVARRHHRPVSALKLDELTADEVLAFLKHSESERRTSIGTRNCRLAAIRSFFRFVADREPLSAMQCAAVLSIPTKKGPKPEPDYLDGDEVAAILRRPDRSTPEGQRDHALLALLYNTGARIQEALDVCPSNIRLTAPAQVKLYGKGRKARICPLWPETAALLKALLERQPRPYNEPLFVNRYGGPLSAAGARFKLAQYVRAAAYDSPSLRKKRVHPHTFRHTAGVQMIAAGVDVTVIRNWFGHVSLDTTNHYARANIETKRLALEQVDRSTRPGSPPRWRRNPNLLAWLDAL
- a CDS encoding integrase; amino-acid sequence: MNNTLITPIAERPDWYRIEDDTVVTRDKAGNAVSLFGDDAWDIGAYAIGPRSTGLHFRGHLPDGVTRALSEATTRQWKQIMYFLMHEATDMVPASSTLQARSVYLREFAFFAAERQLTLYEGLSNVPIVLDYVAQAGMERKAQRLHSILVQLHRLGVGTTGLCVPLAQLHKPLLDRFAQRAEYAQYPVIPTRIYQHFLSTCEHDLGVAEDVADILSDYLARVYAGENPDVSAAVATNAVHFGCKDSPYVVSSLVASIRALCQLVILAFTGMRAREAENLPYDCLSETRLDGVTHYTIEGVTTKLSGGRPRRARWVTSPLAARAVRLAQRLSGEAHRAHGAPSYAESTDGSHLLFCRMGLRYGYVANRGASTLHLDVEAFRERVFPTITVEDIAELKRVDMHRAWEDEPKYAPGQQWPFTRHQLRRTLALYAHRSGLVTLPTLKRQLQHITQEMSMYYARGSAFAKGFIDIDRTHFAKEWVETQSLSEYLAYAQQVLFSDERLFGGHAAWTQSRAVQASPVSVYSRDQTVRMFRKGELAYRETVLGGCASIEPCKSTPLDWMRLDCLESNCRNLVVVPSKLQRVIKAQQVTVGKLRAVDDASVEYRIEVRTLQRLLDAQERLIKPEVT